From one Silene latifolia isolate original U9 population unplaced genomic scaffold, ASM4854445v1 scaffold_124, whole genome shotgun sequence genomic stretch:
- the LOC141637637 gene encoding uncharacterized protein LOC141637637: MGNTNRKRILPPIEHIKTLEWGQRDTMERVSKNTGVSVGTVHTWVFKGLLKPHSSPLHPHLTDANKFHRLKHALKCLIVEHVQADFLDLNAMSITKIKFAEMSHIIHMDEKWFYISYDGHKFYMVEGEEVPYRSCQSKRYITKVMFMCAVCRPIYSEDGELLFDGKIGMFPFTKQPAAARASRNRLRGTMETKPIDSITKQVTRECIIEQVIPAIKTKWPEGASKNIFIQQDNARPHIKNNDQAFMAVANSESFNIQLTFQPPNSPDLNVNDLGYFRALQPLKSQQAAKSVDELVNSVMQAYVDYDHTKLNKVFLTLQAVMVEIMKTKGHNDFAIPHTGKDHLTALGILPRNLEVNEELVRECIGYLEGIGQTEGLEYLMGKLGYNVQPLVV, encoded by the coding sequence ATGGGTAACACGAATAGGAAAAGAATACTACCACCTATTGAGCATATTAAAACATTGGAATGGGGTCAAAGAGACACCATGGAAAGAGTCTCCAAAAACACAGGAGTAAGTGTTGGGACAGTTCACACTTGGGTATTCAAAGGTTTATTAAAACCACATTCAAGCCCACTGCATCCTCACCTCACTGATGCAAACAAGTTCCATAGGTTAAAGCATGCTTTGAAGTGCTTAATAGTTGAACATGTTCAAGCAGATTTTTTAGATCTTAATGCAATGTCAATCACAAAAATTAAATTTGCAGAAATGAGTCATATAATCCACATGGATGAGAAGTGGTTTTACATTAGTTATGATGGTCATAAATTTTATATGGTTGAAGGGGAAGAGGTACCATATAGGAGTTGTCAATCCAAGAGGTATATCACAAAGGTAATGTTTATGTGTGCAGTATGTAGGCCTATATATTCAGAGGATGGAGAGTTGCTATTTGATGGGAAAATTGGAATGTTCCCTTTCACAAAACAACCAGCAGCAGCAAGGGCAAGTAGAAACAGGCTAAGGGGTACAATGGAGACGAAGCCTATTGATTCAATTACAAAGCAAGTAACAAGGGAATGCATCATAGAACAAGTTATACCAGCTATCAAGACTAAATGGCCTGAAGGAGCAAGTAAAAACATTTTCATTCAACAAGATAATGCAAGGCCTCACATAAAGAACAATGATCAAGCATTCATGGCTGTTGCAAACTCAGAAAGCTTCAATATTCAGTTAACTTTTCAACCTCCTAACTCACCAGATTTAAATGTTAATGACCTTGGGTATTTTAGGGCTTTACAGCCATTAAAATCCCAACAAGCAGCCAAATCAGTTGATGAATTGGTCAATTCAGTCATGCAAGCATATGTTGATTATGATCACACAAAACTCAACAAGGTTTTCCTAACACTTCAGGCAGTTATGGTTGAGATTATGAAAACCAAGGGTCATAATGACTTTGCAATCCCCCACACGGGTAAGGATCATCTAACTGCCCTTGGCATATTACCAAGAAATTTGGAGGTCAATGAAGAATTGGTCAGAGAATGTATTGGGTATTTAGAAGGAATAGGTCAAACAGAAGGTCTAGAGTACTTGATGGGGAAATTAGGATACAATGTTCAACCATTAGTAGTTTAG